Proteins from one Gimesia maris genomic window:
- a CDS encoding DUF4419 domain-containing protein, whose product MGKLRVAFRRPIEATWFPRKPLVACDDDHALITAMKMSFYDHFPLRLSPDVIWITLVRGFALHVNENAESLRHHFVSHSGKKELIVSRTDFSPGEENPWPEVFSDFNQQIADHTGGLSELVQADFSTTGPVERAVSSLMAMETFKSYFEYILYAGCGIPSITLTGTIEDWEKLRHCVRRFADYGLNEWISAIDPILGEFVNAKKGQVNTEFWKSLFRYNSGSGPAVMTGWANVLFPYFKDNNSEKLYPNPYLSDWNERLSIDDQQNWKERWDNPQGVGLSAIPSCFTSVPLTVFWGERETKMRLVGGLLGVSQDDETLEVEPECGWAIVYEEPVDPLSTDYQRLENLQRNRESDKN is encoded by the coding sequence GTGGGTAAATTAAGAGTTGCCTTTCGGCGTCCAATCGAAGCAACGTGGTTTCCTCGTAAGCCGCTTGTTGCCTGTGATGATGACCATGCCTTGATAACGGCGATGAAAATGTCTTTTTACGATCATTTCCCGCTTCGACTCTCACCGGATGTGATCTGGATTACGCTGGTGCGCGGCTTTGCACTTCATGTAAATGAAAACGCTGAGTCTCTGCGGCATCATTTTGTTTCGCATTCGGGCAAGAAGGAACTAATTGTTAGCCGAACGGATTTTTCACCAGGTGAAGAAAATCCATGGCCAGAAGTGTTTTCTGATTTCAATCAGCAGATTGCGGATCACACCGGAGGATTATCTGAACTGGTCCAGGCTGATTTCAGCACAACCGGACCGGTGGAACGAGCCGTCTCTAGTCTGATGGCAATGGAGACATTCAAGTCATACTTCGAGTACATTTTATATGCAGGATGCGGGATACCTTCGATTACGCTTACCGGAACAATTGAAGACTGGGAGAAACTGCGGCACTGTGTTCGACGATTTGCGGACTATGGACTAAACGAGTGGATCAGTGCGATCGACCCGATTCTTGGAGAGTTTGTTAATGCTAAGAAAGGGCAGGTGAATACAGAATTCTGGAAGTCCTTGTTTCGTTATAACAGCGGATCAGGGCCTGCGGTGATGACAGGGTGGGCCAATGTGCTGTTTCCCTATTTCAAGGATAACAATTCCGAAAAGCTCTACCCGAATCCCTATCTGAGTGACTGGAACGAGCGATTGAGCATTGATGACCAGCAGAATTGGAAGGAACGGTGGGATAATCCACAAGGCGTCGGATTGTCAGCGATCCCGTCCTGCTTCACGTCCGTTCCACTCACAGTATTTTGGGGTGAACGAGAAACGAAGATGCGACTGGTTGGTGGCCTGCTTGGGGTTTCCCAGGATGATGAGACACTGGAAGTCGAACCCGAGTGTGGATGGGCCATTGTTTACGAAGAACCCGTCGATCCCCTTTCCACTGACTACCAAAGATTGGAAAACTTGCAACGCAACCGAGAATCAGACAAAAATTAA